One window of Myxococcus fulvus genomic DNA carries:
- a CDS encoding NAD(P)-dependent oxidoreductase — protein MSNTRGDVTVIGLGKMGSALAGAFLRAGHRVTVWNRTVSRAEPLRQAGAVLVPSAAAAVAASPLVVVCVSDHPSARAILDVPEVTSALSGRTLVQLSSGTPQEARDLETWARGRGIDLLCGAVLAWPRQIGTEEAAIVLSGPGDVLRRHESVLRALGGTLTNMGEAIGAACAMFSAVLTYLATHWIGFAHGAHVCRAEGLDVTDFGETLHALAPGLGQDARHMAKVLQTAGYANPESTLETAGNDITRLVQLSQEDGISDAVPRFVAGIFRQAIDAGLGAEEHAAVYKVLQGARQTVR, from the coding sequence ATGAGCAATACACGCGGCGACGTGACCGTCATTGGTCTGGGCAAGATGGGCTCGGCACTCGCGGGAGCCTTTCTACGAGCAGGGCATCGGGTGACGGTCTGGAACCGCACCGTGAGCCGCGCCGAGCCCCTGCGACAAGCCGGAGCCGTCTTGGTCCCCAGCGCGGCGGCGGCCGTCGCAGCCAGTCCGCTGGTGGTGGTGTGCGTGTCCGACCATCCCTCCGCCCGCGCCATCCTCGACGTGCCGGAGGTGACCTCGGCCTTGTCGGGACGCACGTTGGTGCAGCTCAGCTCCGGTACACCCCAGGAGGCTCGCGACCTGGAGACCTGGGCGCGCGGACGGGGCATCGACCTGCTCTGCGGGGCCGTCCTCGCCTGGCCCCGACAGATTGGCACCGAGGAAGCCGCCATCGTGCTCTCCGGCCCTGGCGACGTGCTGCGCCGACATGAAAGCGTCCTGCGTGCCCTGGGCGGCACGCTCACGAACATGGGCGAGGCGATAGGCGCCGCCTGCGCGATGTTCTCGGCGGTGCTGACGTATCTGGCCACGCACTGGATTGGCTTCGCCCATGGCGCGCACGTCTGCCGCGCCGAGGGGCTGGACGTGACGGACTTCGGCGAGACGCTGCACGCGCTCGCTCCCGGTCTGGGCCAGGACGCCCGCCACATGGCGAAGGTGCTCCAGACGGCGGGCTACGCCAACCCCGAGAGCACGCTGGAGACCGCGGGCAACGACATCACCCGGCTGGTGCAACTGTCGCAGGAGGATGGCATCAGCGATGCGGTGCCCCGCTTCGTCGCCGGCATCTTCCGCCAGGCCATCGACGCGGGGCTTGGCGCCGAGGAGCACGCCGCCGTGTACAAGGTCTTGCAAGGGGCCAGGCAGACAGTCCGATAG
- a CDS encoding winged helix-turn-helix transcriptional regulator produces the protein MARKQRAVDCGLGTALTVIGGKWKPTIVWELHLGPTRFGALRRRVLGISEKILFEQLRELEADGVVAREVFDSVPPKVEYSLTPAGVALNDAVHALAEWGRNHAAVGMAGTLGHG, from the coding sequence ATGGCGAGAAAGCAGCGCGCCGTGGATTGTGGGCTCGGCACGGCGTTGACGGTCATCGGCGGCAAGTGGAAGCCGACCATCGTGTGGGAGCTGCACCTGGGGCCCACGCGCTTCGGCGCGCTGAGGCGCCGGGTGCTCGGCATCAGCGAGAAGATCCTCTTCGAGCAGCTCCGGGAGCTGGAGGCCGACGGCGTGGTGGCGCGCGAGGTGTTCGACTCGGTGCCGCCCAAGGTGGAGTATTCACTCACGCCGGCGGGTGTCGCGCTCAATGATGCCGTGCACGCCCTGGCGGAGTGGGGGCGCAATCATGCGGCCGTGGGAATGGCTGGGACGCTGGGACATGGGTGA
- a CDS encoding winged helix-turn-helix transcriptional regulator, whose translation MRKQAAADCGLGVALGFIGGKWKSAILCELHAGPVRFGELRRRVRGVSEKVLFEQLRELEAAGVIGRAVFDSVPPRVEYSLTPTGLMLAQAAHTLAEWGLRYAAQTSAEPR comes from the coding sequence GTGAGAAAGCAAGCCGCCGCGGACTGCGGTCTCGGTGTGGCGCTGGGCTTCATCGGTGGCAAGTGGAAGTCGGCCATCCTGTGCGAGCTGCACGCGGGGCCGGTGCGCTTCGGCGAGCTGCGGCGCCGGGTGCGTGGTGTCAGCGAGAAGGTCCTGTTCGAGCAGCTTCGGGAGCTGGAGGCCGCTGGCGTCATCGGCCGCGCGGTGTTCGACTCGGTGCCGCCCAGGGTGGAGTATTCACTCACGCCCACGGGCCTCATGCTCGCCCAGGCCGCTCACACCCTGGCGGAGTGGGGATTGCGGTACGCGGCCCAGACGTCAGCCGAGCCGCGCTGA
- a CDS encoding RidA family protein — MGQSAEPSNTPPLVLTNPKGLFDPAPYGFSHVAQVAAGTRLIYLAGQGGEREDGALEPDFRLQVRQALQNVRTALASVGAGVGDVAKLTMLVVDHTQEKLRIIGPELDAAWGGGMKPTCTLIPVPRLALDGMLFEVEAVAVLRT; from the coding sequence ATGGGACAGAGCGCTGAACCCTCGAACACTCCGCCGTTGGTCCTGACGAACCCGAAGGGGTTGTTCGACCCGGCGCCCTACGGCTTCTCACACGTGGCGCAGGTGGCGGCCGGCACCCGCCTCATCTATCTGGCGGGGCAGGGCGGCGAGCGTGAGGACGGCGCGCTGGAGCCCGACTTCCGCCTCCAGGTGAGACAGGCGCTCCAGAATGTCCGCACGGCGCTGGCGTCGGTGGGGGCGGGCGTCGGCGACGTCGCCAAGCTCACGATGCTCGTGGTGGACCACACGCAGGAGAAGCTCCGCATCATCGGTCCCGAGCTGGACGCGGCCTGGGGCGGCGGCATGAAGCCTACCTGCACGCTGATTCCCGTGCCCCGGCTGGCCTTGGATGGAATGCTTTTCGAGGTGGAGGCGGTCGCCGTCCTGCGGACCTGA